One window from the genome of Haliaeetus albicilla chromosome 26, bHalAlb1.1, whole genome shotgun sequence encodes:
- the TTF1 gene encoding transcription termination factor 1, which produces MTEEARADDFQVQDFFKKKKKKKKKRNDEEYNKKHENGEGESTENAELSCPSPLLFEDQAAQSDEGCKKKKKTKNKGEQQQSLLNNSCVGLEHEINNETGVDASQKKKKKKKRKYNDSTDEQSDVTCVTINQHSTDGCEDMDADYVYLKQAVKKKRKEKLPEEDEVCDLPASETHDNNDHQKPKKKKKKKRGSSTQDMQEDTDVTVYPSLMSSPEQKRQGEDTVLPLPTEEGGVAMPQQWHEDGDCDASPALSDDSMPVPANFSKLTKAADRSPQKTPVHARKAKKSSAFVREESSSESDVMTPEPSAPNRKKDQNNSFTEMAASDELSLDDEECLDFTLCSAVDLDTAKQELEEFIPHVRNISDSSIRKMAGRDLVRFKEFKKQGIAVKFGRFSQKENNQIRKNVEEFLSITGIDSAEKLLFTSRYPEDKETISRLKAEHLFCEKLSEGIPRPWRLIYYRARKMFDPNNYKGRYTKEEKEKLKKYHAMHGNDWKKISEMMSRSNLSVAMKYSEIKSAINYGPWSKEETQKLMHAVEEVIRKRMEMEDANSLSSLEKSNRDLSIDREKLYQRLPWTEIEAKVGTRYWRQCKQKWTTILTKKMTEGQQLYRGTKRLEAKINLIKRLYEMQVEDANEVNWEELSNTIGDVPRAYVQAKFYKLKVSCVPSWQKKTFSEIVDYLFEKKLPELEQQLKKKKGKHLSSDNSAARQQKKAFRLSDIFDSSEHSD; this is translated from the exons atgacaGAAGAAGCAAGGGCAGATGATTTTCAAGTTCAGGATTTTttcaagaagaagaagaagaagaagaagaagagaaacGATGAAGAATACaataagaaacatgaaaatggtGAAGGAGAGAGTACAGAAAATGCAGAGCTTAGCTGTCCTTCTCCACTGCTGTTTGAAGACCAAGCAGCACAGAGTGATGAAGgctgtaaaaagaagaaaaaaacgAAAAACAAGGGGGAGCAGCAACAGTCTTTGTTAAATAATTCTTGTGTAGGACTGGAACatgaaattaataatgaaaCTGGAGTGGATGCTTcgcaaaagaaaaagaaaaaaaagaagcggAAGTATAATGATAGTACAGATGAGCAAAGTGATGTAACTTGTGTCACAATAAATCAGCATAGCACTGATGGTTGTGAGGACATGGATGCTGATTATGTTTATCTGAAACAAGCtgttaagaagaaaagaaaagaaaagttgcCTGAAGAGGATGAGGTATGTGACCTGCCTGCCTCAGAAACACACGATAACAATGACCatcaaaaaccaaaaaagaagaagaagaagaaaagaggcagTAGTACCCAAGATATGCAAGAAGACACAGATGTAACCGTTTACCCATCACTGATGTCATCACCAGAGCAGAAGAGGCAAGGGGAAGACACAGTGTTGCCTTTACCTACAGAAGAGGGTGGTGTGGCAATGCCCCAGCAATGGCATGAAGATGGTGACTGTGATGCTTCTCCTGCCTTGAGTGACGATTCTATGCCTGTACCTGCTAATTTTTCTAAGCTGACTAAAGCAGCTGATCGATCTCCTCAAAAAACTCCAGTGCATGCTAGAAAGGCGAAAAAAAGCAGCGCTTTTGTCAGGGAAGAAAGCTCGTCAGAATCTGATGTAAT GACACCAGAACCCTCGGCACCAAATAGAAAGAAGGACCAGAATAATTCCTTTACTGAAATGGCAGCCTCCGATGAGCTTAGTCTGGATGATGAAGAGTGCCTGGACTTTACCTTGTGTTCAGCTGTGGATTTGGATACTGCAAAACAAGAATTGGAAGAGTTTATTCCTCATGTGAGGAATATATCTGACAGTTCAATCAGGAAGATGGCTGGAAGAGACCTAGTGAGGtttaaagagtttaaaaaacaag GTATTGCTGTCAAGTTTGGCAGAttttcccagaaggaaaataatcaaATCCGGAAAAATGTGGAAGAGTTCTTATCAATTACTGGAATAGACAGTGCTGAAAAACTCCTGTTTACCTCAAGGTATCCAGAAGATAAAGAAACTATCAGTCGCCTAAAAGCAGAACATCTTTTTTGTGAAAAACTTT CTGAGGGCATACCACGACCCTGGAGGCTGATATATTATCGAGCAAGGAAGATGTTTGACCCAAATAATTATAAAGGGAG GTAtactaaggaagaaaaagaaaaattaaagaagtaTCATGCTATGCATGGCAATGATTGGAAGAAGATTTCCGAGATGATGTCCCGTTCTAACCTCTCAGTTGCTATGAAATACTCTGAAATCAAGTCGG cTATTAATTATGGTCCTTGGTCAAAGGAAGAGACCCAGAAGTTAATGCATGCGGTGGAGGAGGTGATTAGGAAAAGAATGGAAATGGAAGATGCAAATTCGCTTTCCTCATTGGAAAAGTCAAATAGAGATCTCTCAATTGACCGTGAGAAACTGTACCAGAGATTACCATGGACTGAGATTGAAGCTAAAGTGGGAACACGATATTGGAGACAATGTAAACAGAAATG gacTACAATTTTAACAAAGAAGATGACTGAAGGGCAGCAGTTATATAGGGGGACCAAAAGATTAGAGGCCAAGATCAATCTTATTAAAAG GTTGTATGAAATGCAAGTGGAGGATGCTAATGAAGTAAACTGGGAAGAACTCAGTAATACTATTGg AGATGTCCCTAGAGCCTATGTTCAAGCAAAATTTTATAAGCTAAAGGTCTCCTGTGTCCCTTCTTGgcaaaaaaagactttttctg aaATTGTTGATtatctttttgaaaagaaacttcCAGAACTTGAACaacagttgaaaaaaaagaaggggaaacaCCTTAGTTCTGACAATTCAGCAGCCAGGCAACAGAAGAAGGCTTTCCGACTCAGTGACATTTTTGACTCCAGTGAACACAGTGATTAA